Proteins encoded together in one Lathyrus oleraceus cultivar Zhongwan6 chromosome 5, CAAS_Psat_ZW6_1.0, whole genome shotgun sequence window:
- the LOC127086031 gene encoding derlin-1: MSTPAEYYRSLPPVSKTYGVACLMTTAAYYLNLYDARSIALFYGLVFKRFQIWRIITNFFFLGPFSFPFAVRLIMIAKYGVSLERGPFDKRTADYVWMLIFGAVSLLVMSVVPYLWSPFMGVSLVFMIVYVWSREFPNARINIYGLVSLKGFYLPWAMLGLDLIFGNPLKPDILGMLAGHLYYFLTVLHPLAGGKFKFNTPLLVHKVVAYWGEGTQMNAPVQSNPSAGIVFRGRSNRLGGTQTTTRSTSHETSGNDSSSSSSTRQQNQGDGVAFRGKSYRLNG; encoded by the exons ATGTCTACACCAGCAGAGTACTACCGGTCTCTCCCACCTGTGAGCAAGACCTATGGAGTAGCATGTTTGATGACCACAGCTGCTTATTATCTCAATCTTTATGATGCAAGAAGCATAGCACTGTTTTATGGCTTAGTGTTTAAACGCTTTCAG ATTTGGAGGATTATCACAAATTTCTTCTTTCTTGGACCATTTTCATTTCCATTTGCAGTTCGTCTCATAATGAT AGCAAAATATGGTGTTTCACTGGAAAGAGGGCCATTTGATAAAAGAACTGCAGATTATGTTTGGATGTTGATATTTGGTGCAGTCTCACTTCTG GTGATGAGTGTTGTGCCATATTTATGGTCTCCATTCATGGGAGTTTCTTTAGTTTTCATGATTGTCTATGTTTGGAGCCGCGAATTTCCGAATGCACGAATCAACATTTACGGTTTGGTATCATTGAAG GGTTTTTACCTTCCATGGGCTATGCTAGGTCTTGATTTGATATTTGGAAACCCTTTGAAGCCAGACATTCTAGGAATGCTTGCAGGACACTTGTATTACTTCTTAACAGTTCTTCATCCTCTTGCTGGTGGAAAGTTCAAGTTCAACACTCCTCTTTTAGT TCACAAAGTAGTGGCATATTGGGGAGAAGGTACTCAAATGAATGCACCAGTGCAATCTAATCCTTCAGCTGGAATTGTGTTTAGAGGAAGAAGCAATCGTCTTGGTGGAACTCAAACAACAACGAGAAGCACTTCTCATGAAACAAGTGGCAATgattcatcttcttcttcttccactCGGCAGCAGAATCAGGGTGATGGAGTTGCTTTTCGCGGAAAAAGTTATCGCTTAAATGGTTGA